The proteins below come from a single Mus musculus strain C57BL/6J chromosome 5, GRCm38.p6 C57BL/6J genomic window:
- the Ccdc92 gene encoding coiled-coil domain-containing protein 92 isoform X2 has translation MLSGELEQRASTVAYLTSQLHAAKKKLLSSSGTSDASPAGSPALASYKPTPPKDKLPETPRRRMKKSLSAPLHPEFEEVYRFGAESRKLLLREPVDAMPDPTPFLLARESAEVQLKERPLVIPPIASDRSATGQHSPARDKPHKTHVGVAHRIHHATPSQAQPEGEMRAVDQVNASKVVRKHSGTDRTV, from the coding sequence ATGCTGTCAGGTGAGTTGGAGCAACGCGCCAGCACTGTGGCCTACCTCACCTCGCAGCTGCATGCAGCCAAGAAGAAGTTGCTGAGCTCAAGTGGCACCTCGGATGCCAGCCCTGCCGGCAGTCCCGCGCTGGCCAGCTACAAACCCACACCCCCCAAGGACAAGCTGCCTGAGACACCCCGCCGCCGCATGAAGAAGAGCCTGTCCGCCCCACTGCACCCCGAGTTTGAGGAGGTCTACAGGTTTGGAGCCGAGAGCCGCAAACTCCTCCTTCGGGAGCCTGTGGATGCCATGCCCGACCCCACCCCATTCCTGCTGGCCCGGGAGTCTGCTGAGGTCCAGCTCAAGGAGCGGCCTCTCGTCATCCCTCCCATTGCCTCAGATCGTAGCGCCACTGGGCAGCACAGCCCAGCCCGAGATAAGCCACACAAGACGCATGTTGGGGTGGCTCACCGCATTCATCATGCCACTCCATCACAGGCCCAGCCTGAGGGAGAGATGAGGGCCGTGGACCAGGTGAATGCAAGCAAGGTGGTGCGGAAGCACTCAGGGACAGACCGAACTGTGTGA